From the genome of Candidatus Zixiibacteriota bacterium:
ATATAAAGCGTCCCCTCAGAAAGAGTGTCCAGACACCCGATCATATTCAAAAGTGTAGTCTTGCCAGAACCAGACCTGCCGACTACGGACACGATCTCGCCTGGGCTTATCTGAAAATCAACCCCTTTTAGGGCGTAGAGCTTTTCACTTCCTCTCTGAAAGATTCTGGTCAATCCTTCTCCATAGATAGCGTGATTATTATCTCTCATCTTTCCTTCCTCCTTTGTCCTCAATTATCTTGCCGTCCTGCAAGAAGATTATCCTCTTTGCCCTTTTGGCTAACTC
Proteins encoded in this window:
- a CDS encoding ATP-binding cassette domain-containing protein, with translation MRDNNHAIYGEGLTRIFQRGSEKLYALKGVDFQISPGEIVSVVGRSGSGKTTLLNMIGCLDTLSEGTLY